A window of Phragmites australis chromosome 15, lpPhrAust1.1, whole genome shotgun sequence genomic DNA:
GATGCTACAATTCAAGTTATGCAGAAGAAGCAGTTTGAGGAAAAAGTTCCCAATTGTTTATTCCCAGTGCATCCTGGTTAATCATGCACGGTACTAGCAAGGAAACCGAAAACGTAGTCCACGACAAGATTGTGACTCAAAAGAAGATACAAATGCATGCCAGGACGCACTGCGAAACAACCAGCCATGCTGCTAATTGCTACATGAGATAACAAAGAAAGTGTGTAGTTTTAATCCAAAGATCCTGCTTCCTTTCTTTCATGGAAATGAAATTGCCTGATACAAGGaacaatatattatatatattagtgAAGCTTACTTGCAAAGTTTTGCAGTATCAGAATACATGCTCTGAGCTGCGTCGCCTTGTTTCAAACCATCAACATTGGGTGGTTCCAAAAGTGATGCAACATGTAAAAATTTCAAGGCTGCCTCAAAGTAGAGTCTTGTACTTTCAAgttcttttccttcttcctgCAGGGAAAGTTGGTGAGAACCTTTCAAAGCAAAAGCTAGCATATTATTGGATTAGTCATGTAGGGATGAAATCACATGTTAAGAGATAAAATAAGGTAAGCAACCTTCAAACGGTTAGCCTTGTGCTTTAAATCTCGGGCTTCTTTTAGAGCATATGCAGCTGAAGTACCATCCTTCCTAGCTGGACTGGAAGTATCAGCAGGATTAGAAATTGCTTGTTTTGTAATGCTGTGTTGCCCTCCATTTTCAACATTGCCCTGCCTTAACTGTGATGTCGATTTTGACACATTAGATTTTAATGGAGTGGAATGGAATTCCACTTTGCTTTCTTTTGTAGGTGAGGCTGTCTGGGCTTTAGCCTTCTGCATATCTTGCCTGTTACTCTTGATATATGATTTCTCTTTTCCACTTGGCAAACCTAGCTGAGGATTTTCATCAGGAGGGTAATGAGTTGATCCATTTCTGTCTTGAAGAGAAGATGTGATTTTCttattttcataaataattGAATCACCTTTAGTATCCAAGACTGTCTTTGAATCAAGAGTAGGCTTTCCAGGTTGCATTGGAGAGCCATCAGTATGACAGCTATTTTTGTCACCAGAATGCAAATGGTTATAACCTTTTGGTATACGGGATCCCTTCGCAATGGAATCCTTTCTCCCAGACTCATGCTGCAGATCATCATCCGAACCCCTTTCGGAATGAATGCCATCAGAAGCATGACCTTGAGTTAACTGAACATGTCCATTATCTTTATCAGAATTTCCTCGCGAAGAACCCAGCAAAAGAGATTCACTAGCCTGTCGAATGTTGTCTGCTAAGCCAACTTCAGTATTTGGTTGCTTGACTGTACTTCGCATAGTGCTTGAATTAGCATTCAAAGATCCATCCTTTCCCAATGCTCTGCTATGAGAGAGCTTATCAATGTTAGAGTTTCTCTGTGGTGATGAAGAAAGAGATTCAACAGGCGAAGTCTTTGAAACTTGAAtgttttgcttctttttttgtgAGCCTGAAGCCTTTGAAGAACTTGATGTTACAGCTGTACTCTGAAAGTAAGCCACATCACTAGAAGCAGGTTCAGCCAAGTCCAAAGCCTGTTCACAGTGTTGATTTTCTAATTGTTCGGATGGACCTCTTTTACCATTAAAGGGTGTGTTATCTTCAACTAACTCATTGTTTATATGCCCTCCATCATAAGACAAAATTTGATCAGCATGTCGAACTTTGACAGTTTTGGAATCTGTAATCAAAATCAGTTCTTCAGATTTTGATAACTTTGACTTTGTTTCCTTAAAGTTCTGATCCTTATATGTTTCCTTGGCAGCAGAGCTGTGGTTCACCATAGTTCCTTTGCTTACCTGAGCAATTGAATTGTGCTGACTCTCCTCCCATTCCTTCACTATCCTCTTCTTACTAGACAAATCCGTTTTTTGTGCATCTGAGGGGTGAAAAGATTCCTTGTTCTCATCTTCAGGAAAAAATACATCTTCGTCCTTAGCTCCCTTGGGTTTTTCTGAAGGATTATACCTTGAaacatttttttgttttgaagaAACATCACTCCTTTCACCTGAACTCTTTAAGGCTGTTGCCTTTGCAGGCAAAGCCTTGGCCTCACCAGGAACGTCTCCACTAGCTAAATCATATCCAGGGTTCCAATCTCTGCCAAAATGATGTCGCTCGTCCTTTCTACTTTTCTTAGAACTTTTGTATTCGTCATGATCCCTATCTCTCTTGCTTTTTACTTTTGGATGCTTTTTAGATCTTTCCACGAGGTCTCCTGTATTTGATTAAGGAGATAcctcagcaaaaaaaaaattagatacaaCATATAATGAAAATAGACATGAAGATCGCATATCAGATAGAACTAAAATAATaaggaagaaagagaacaaAACCTCCATCGGAATAGCTACCACGATTCTTGCTCTTGGACCTTTTCTTTTCGATATAAGGGTCAACTGATTTGCTTACAGAATCTCTCTCGATAGGATACTGGTTACCATCAGCAGAACTTTTGATTTTAGTAGGAGCATGGTGGTTGCTCATTGGATGAACTGAAGCCTGTGCTGGGTGAGAACCCTCAACCAACACATTTCCGTCAATCAGaacatttttccttttcctatTCTGTTCAGCATGTCCACTTACATTGAAAGTGCTGGATGTTGCTAGTCCTGCAGAAGCAACATGAGGATGACCAACTGAAGGATTACCGTTGGCAGGGGCTGGAATGACATATAGCGCATTCAGAGCATTCGTAGTCTCTTCTTCACTAATGTCACATCTATTCATCCCAGGCCTGCAAATATCCGAATCATAGACATTCAGCAAGGAAAAACAGTGTTCGTCAACACACGAATATAGAGAAATATTTGTTGCTCTTATATCGCAGCATACCAACTAAGAGAAAATTTCAAGATATCATACAATATAACATAAACTATAATCAACAAATCAACTAAAACTACCACCTAGATGACTAATTCATCGAGATTCATCGAGATgcatcatttcaaaatatttaccCATTGAGAGAACAAAGATTGGttattggagttttttttttccattctcTACCCCTGCTTTTTAATGATGTGGAGGATGTAGTGGTTGAAATACAGCGTATATGGGTACGCACGGTCCAAATTCATAAACTTCTCTTTAGATTCTATGCCTAAGGTACTCTCTCCGGACACAATATGTGTTGTTTTGAGATACGTGTAGTCAGACTTTTAAAATTTAAGGCATCAGTGTATCTATAAATATTGAGATTGAACATATGAAAAAGATCCATGTAGATTTATCTCGGTAAGTGCTTTCATAACATTACAGTTTTACTGGGTTTTATAACATATTGCAATGGAAACTAGTGCTCAAAATTTGTGTTTTGGATACCACGTTGATATTCTAAACGACACACttgtgaccggagggagtagttGGACAACTATTCTGAAAGGAAGAGTGTAATTAGGTACAAAAATTCATGCGGTAAGTtatatccaaattcaaatcctacGTTTTTTTTCCGAATGTAGCAGCTCCATAAAAACATTGCTTGTGTTCAGGTTGAATGGGAACAAAAATCCTATCTTACACAGACGCAGTGGTTTAAAAGCAATCAGATCAAACAAGTCCTGATGGGTAAGGTGGCACTGCCTACATGCTACCTACTGATACACTTGCAAATGAAAGGAAGCAAGGAAAGCAGTAGCAAAATGAGCAGGAAAGAAGAATAAACAGAagatatgaaaattttaaaaaataaaaataaaatccgCATCATATGTATGAACTTGAACTTACAGCCACTGTAACATGCTACATTTCCACTTCTTTGGAAGATTTGACGGATTCATCTCATATGGTAGGAGACGCCATTTATGGCATATGTCACAGAACACCCAATGTTCCTTTATTATGACTGGAGCAGGAAGCGTAGGAGCTGCATTGGCAGTTGATACACTGGCAGGTGGAGGTATATGCATCTTCTGCTCCTCAGAGGTTGTATGTCTGTCATGCTTTACGCTAGAAGAAATCTCCCTCCTTGAGGTCCCAGGCATATCAGAATCCCTCTCACCATCATTCTTCCAAGATTTTTCCTTTGGCCGCAGATCTCCAAAGCCACTTCCATTCTCCAATATATCGTGCTCCTTGACTCCATAAGATCCTTCAGATAGGTTGTCTCTGACATCTCTATGTGATTTTGCTTTGGGTTTCTTTCCACTGTGGTTTGATTTGGATTGCAAGTCACTTTTCCTCTCTTTCACTGCAGCAGAAGAATGAATGTAGTTGTCATCTTCCAGGATATCAGACGATGATGCAGCATTGATCTTTTGCTCCCTCTGCACTCTTCTGGCCTCACTCTTGGAGTTGTTCTCCTCAGTTGTATCACAGAATAAAGATTCTTTACCATTAACTCTTCCCATGTTCCTGGAAACAGCAGGAGCCCTTTCATTTGAAACATTGCTACCTTCAAAGTTAACCACAGAGGTGTTACATTTACTCTCACTTTTtacttttctttcttgtttcctATCCAATAGAAGGTTTTTGTCACTAGTTGTATTCCTCTCTTCTAAAGTTGTCTCTGTCTTTTCTGTCTTGGGTTTCACTTCCCCCTTTGCTGCTGAAATATCCACTTCTGAACTGCTGAAACCGCTGTTTTCTAAGCATTCCGCTGCCTCCGCTTTGACATATTCCGCTTTGATCGTTACAGAGTCACTCTTGATGGCCCGTTCCTTCAATTGAGCATCTTTATTTCCGCTCGAGGTGATTCCTGCTGGCTCCTCTTCAAATTGATTCTCACCCTTTGCCTCAATGGTTCTGAGATCAGACAGCAATGGTATGTTGAGAGCTTCCGATACGATCTTTTGACCACCAGATGTTTCTATATCAATATCCTTTCTCATAACTGCACTAACATCATTTCTGTTCTTTGAACTCTTTGTATCcatcaatttctttttcttaccatcagatttaatttttttagccacatggccttcatttttttcttgtacATTTTCTATGTCCACATTTGATTCCCACATCTTTGATGAAGGCACAAGTTTTTTTGTCAATTGCAGTACATTGCCCTGCAGAGGGGACAACAAGAACCCTCCAGGAACTGAAAAACATGTCATGATCTGTTCAATCATGTAGTGAATGAAACTCATTATTCACCCTTTGAACCATGCATAACGAGATAAAGTACAAAGAGACTATACAATACCATGCAGTAATTTACCTGAAGAATAGTCCGTGGAGATTCAAGTGGCACATTGTTAACTTCTGGGGACAGGCTCCCACGGCCATCAGGGCTATCCTCGATCGATGAAGGTGAAGAAATATCAAGGCCCAGACCACTGTAGATAGCCGCATTATTTCTTGCCAAAACATTATCAGGACCAACTTTTATCCGGACTTTAAATCTATTTTGGTCACTGTACTTagatggcccattcaaagaATCATGAGTGCTGGAGCCCCTTTCAGCCTTTGTGCTCGAACATATTTCCTTTTTACTTGAATCACCATTAAAATGCACCACGGGACCGTTATTTTGGTCGACAGATGGAACTGCCACATCCGAAGGGTTTTGACACAGGCCCTACATCATACATCATTACATCATCAATGCCATATGAGTGCATGTTCATGATAAAACTGTTCTACAACAGTACATTTTCACAGCCAAAACTAACTTAAGCACCTCAGTTGCCTTTTGACAAGGAGATCTTGAGGTAAGGCTTGCTGCCTTAGGTGGACTTCTAGTCTGAGGAAGAGGAGAACGCTGGTACGTAGGCAAAAATGAACCATAGCCACCAAACTTTGACCCTGTCAAAGATTAGCATCCGGCTTAATGTTTATCTAGAATGAACCCAAATGAAGCTGACTGCAGCAACTGCTCATCGTCTCCTCACCTAGATTTTCTGCAGACACACCTCCTTCAAAGTCCTTCTGAAAATGCCCAAGTACATCTTGAAGTTTTTTGTCCTGAAACAAAAGCAAACCAATACACAAAAAGAACTGTTACGTTACTGTTGGTGTGGTATACAGTATATCATCTTCAAACTAAGTTACTGGTAACATATCATGTTGCAAGTAGCTCAAAGGACTGTGAACTACATGAGGCAAGAGCAGAATTATAGTCCCTTTTACAATCCCAAATAAGCCATTTTTCAAGTAAACTAAAAGGCGCACAACCTTGAACAGAAATTTGGTCAACCAATGGCTACACTTCTATGCCTTTTATTTGTCTTCCCCTTTTTCTGAGCATATATACGGCATATATTGAACGTTCGAAGTTTTCAGTGTCTGAACAGTGAAGAAACTGTTGACTTGAGCTCAAAACGAGGACAGGTATCAGCAACGCAAAGGGCGTTGTAGACTGAAAAGCATAACCAGGTCCATGAACATCAAGGAAGGACACAATCCAACTGTAAAAGGTTTAGTGTAACCTCACAAAGAGGCCAGCCAAATCAGTGTTACCCGGACAAGTCCAATTTTTTTGTGCCGAGTCGGACACATGACACTCGTGCCGGATTCCAAGTGCTATTTGCCACATCCAAAAAGTTTTGCCAAGTCGGACACCCAAGTCCAAGTCAGATTCCGACACCAGTGTCCGTGTCAAAGGTAACACTAATACAAATTACCAGTGGTGCTAAACAATCACAAGAACCAACTAAAAGAATCGTTTGTCCTTCCATAATAACCAGCACCATCATTTACTTGACTAATTTAGCATCACGGGCATTGACCAAGCAACAAACTGAGCAAAACTTTAAATGACCCACCAAATGCAATTCCTTCCAGCATCCCATCAACCGAAGCAACAAATTGAGTAAATTATAAATGATCCACCAAGGCAATTGCTTCCAGTGCTCAAGTAGCATCACTCCTGTTAAGCATGAGCAACCAAAAAGGTGTGCTCTTTCGTTTTCCATACCAATCCGACCGATCAAGCAAGTCACAGCACTGAATTGGAAGCACATGCACATCTACTAGATACTACTAGCGTGTAGCGAGCAGCACCGAAGCAGACAACGCCGCGACAGTGCTGCGAGGCGAGGCGACTCACAATGTAAGAGAGCGCGACGTCGGGGTCCACGAAAGCAGTGTCGTCGCCGCAGGCCTCCCCCTCCTCGAGCTCGGCGTCGTCGTCCATGGCTGTGGCGCCCCTCCGGAGCTGCgctacgccgccgccgccgcccgcatCCTCCTGCCGCCTCCTCACTGAAAGCATCCACCCGGCCCGGCGGGCCCACCTCACCCACCAGCACCCCCCCGGCCCGCGCCGCCGAACTCAGGAAGGCCCCGAATCGCAGCTCGAATCCGAGCCCCAGAGCTCCCCGATCGGTGGGATCTCTCCCCCGGCCGCGCCCGGATCGGCGAATCGAGCGCTCCGGATTGGGGATCGCGAGATTCGGGCAGGGCTcccttcccttctctctcttcccctccttcGCCTCGGCGTCTCGAGGTTTCGTCACACGCGAgaaattttttaatgtttttacGGTGAGCAAATCAACCTTTTGcggcccccccccccccttccctcCCAGCCTCCCTagccgtctctctctctctctctctctagtcttTCTCTTGCGTTTGCCTGCCCAGCCGTTTGGTAGAGctgacctgacctgacctgGTTGGGGGGGACAAGCGCTGGTGGCCTTGCCCGCCCGCCCCGACGATGGTGCGTGAGTGCGTCTCTGTTTCGGAAGGGTTGCCACTGGTTCGGTTACCACTTTCTTCCCTTCTTGTCATTAACTCGCGTAGTTACACTGAATTGATGAGAAgattcccttttttttcctatGCGGTTAGGAGCTTGGcgatgagaaaataaatgccCTTCTTATTCTGGTATTTATTTTCTGAAATAGAGTTCTTTGATATCTCTAAAAATTAGTAATATTTAATGAGCGGTTGCTAGGAGCAGAACAAAATGATCAGATCAAGTGAGTACAAATGTAAGGAGGAAATCTTTGGCGCAAACTAGAAAATACGTGCAAGTAGTTAATGGCATCTGTGTGATCAATATCTGAATGTTGCAGTTGATTCCACCATCCTACCAATGAATAGGTTATTTCGTGATATTCTATGGCCGTGCGGGAGAGTTTCTGTAAATCAATCCTTCATTGATGAAATGGTAAAATTAACTATAGCCTTTGGATAAGAATCAAACGGATAACATTCTTTGTTTGCATGTTTACCCCGAAAATTGTTCCCAAATGTAAGAGTTTTTTCAAGCTAGGTCATCATTTAtggcctgtttggtagagctctcagAGCAGCTTTTCAGCTGGAATCAGGGGAGCTCTGCTAAACAGcaactttcagcttttagctccctgagtaaAATCCTTGTGaatgattctctgaaatgaactagaagttggggagctgaaaaaaacagcttcccctgattcacttcccgcaaAGAATCACTtcatctatatattttattttagagaatcattagagaatcactttcagccacataatcacttcctccagagaatcactccccgcagagaatttaaatcagagagaactctaccaaacatgctCTTAAATTGGGCGGATATTCACAAGTTGGAAGCCATCTTTTGTACTCGTAAAGAAtttattatttcttttcttACCATGATTAGAAAAGCAAGACAATCCATTGTTTATGTCCCAATATCCATTGTTTATTGTTTTTAACCACCCATGCATAATTTGGACAATATCTGAATCCAGTAACATCCACATATTCATCATGAATGTCTACTAATCTTTTAAACTTGATAGATTT
This region includes:
- the LOC133892939 gene encoding cysteine-tryptophan domain-containing zinc finger protein 7-like, whose amino-acid sequence is MLSVRRRQEDAGGGGGVAQLRRGATAMDDDAELEEGEACGDDTAFVDPDVALSYIDKKLQDVLGHFQKDFEGGVSAENLGSKFGGYGSFLPTYQRSPLPQTRSPPKAASLTSRSPCQKATEGLCQNPSDVAVPSVDQNNGPVVHFNGDSSKKEICSSTKAERGSSTHDSLNGPSKYSDQNRFKVRIKVGPDNVLARNNAAIYSGLGLDISSPSSIEDSPDGRGSLSPEVNNVPLESPRTILQIMTCFSVPGGFLLSPLQGNVLQLTKKLVPSSKMWESNVDIENVQEKNEGHVAKKIKSDGKKKKLMDTKSSKNRNDVSAVMRKDIDIETSGGQKIVSEALNIPLLSDLRTIEAKGENQFEEEPAGITSSGNKDAQLKERAIKSDSVTIKAEYVKAEAAECLENSGFSSSEVDISAAKGEVKPKTEKTETTLEERNTTSDKNLLLDRKQERKVKSESKCNTSVVNFEGSNVSNERAPAVSRNMGRVNGKESLFCDTTEENNSKSEARRVQREQKINAASSSDILEDDNYIHSSAAVKERKSDLQSKSNHSGKKPKAKSHRDVRDNLSEGSYGVKEHDILENGSGFGDLRPKEKSWKNDGERDSDMPGTSRREISSSVKHDRHTTSEEQKMHIPPPASVSTANAAPTLPAPVIIKEHWVFCDICHKWRLLPYEMNPSNLPKKWKCSMLQWLPGMNRCDISEEETTNALNALYVIPAPANGNPSVGHPHVASAGLATSSTFNVSGHAEQNRKRKNVLIDGNVLVEGSHPAQASVHPMSNHHAPTKIKSSADGNQYPIERDSVSKSVDPYIEKKRSKSKNRGSYSDGGDLVERSKKHPKVKSKRDRDHDEYKSSKKSRKDERHHFGRDWNPGYDLASGDVPGEAKALPAKATALKSSGERSDVSSKQKNVSRYNPSEKPKGAKDEDVFFPEDENKESFHPSDAQKTDLSSKKRIVKEWEESQHNSIAQVSKGTMVNHSSAAKETYKDQNFKETKSKLSKSEELILITDSKTVKVRHADQILSYDGGHINNELVEDNTPFNGKRGPSEQLENQHCEQALDLAEPASSDVAYFQSTAVTSSSSKASGSQKKKQNIQVSKTSPVESLSSSPQRNSNIDKLSHSRALGKDGSLNANSSTMRSTVKQPNTEVGLADNIRQASESLLLGSSRGNSDKDNGHVQLTQGHASDGIHSERGSDDDLQHESGRKDSIAKGSRIPKGYNHLHSGDKNSCHTDGSPMQPGKPTLDSKTVLDTKGDSIIYENKKITSSLQDRNGSTHYPPDENPQLGLPSGKEKSYIKSNRQDMQKAKAQTASPTKESKVEFHSTPLKSNVSKSTSQLRQGNVENGGQHSITKQAISNPADTSSPARKDGTSAAYALKEARDLKHKANRLKEEGKELESTRLYFEAALKFLHVASLLEPPNVDGLKQGDAAQSMYSDTAKLCNFVGHAYEKCKKMAAAALAYKCVEVAYLKAAYYKYPTASKDRQVLQAVVQTAPGESPSSSASDIDNLNNNGLTKVPSSKDANSPQVAGNHLLLAVRNQPHLTRLLAYTNDINSAFDATRKSQSAIASAAGNHENGMDGLSTVRTVLDFNFRNVNDLLRLVRLSMESISC